A segment of the Bufo bufo chromosome 5, aBufBuf1.1, whole genome shotgun sequence genome:
ctgtgtgatactgtctgctgagctgtgtatctaatcctatcctgtgtgatactgtctgctgagctgtatatctaatcctctcctgtgtgatactgcctgctgagcggtgtatcttaatcctctcctgtgtgatactgtctgctgagctgtgtatctaatcctatcccgcgtgatactgtctgctgagctgtgtatctaatcatatcccgcgtgatactgtctgctgagctgtgtatctaatcctgtcctgtgtgatactgtctgctgagctgtgtatctaatcctatcctgtgtgatactgtctgctgagctgtgtatctaatcctctcctgtgtgatactgcctgctgagcggtgtatcttaatcctctcctgtgtgatactgtctgctgagctgtgtatctaatcctatcccgcgtgatactgtctgctgagctgtgtatctaatcatatcccgcgtgatactgtctgctgagctgtgtatctaatcctctcctgtgtgatactgtctgctgagctgtgtatctaatcctgtcctgtgtgatactgtctgctgagctgtgtatctaatcctatcccgcgtgatactgtctgctgagctgtgtatctaatcctatcccgcgtgatactgtctgctgatctgtgtatctaatcctatcccgcgtgatactgtctgctgagctgtgtatctaatcctatcccgcgtgatactgtctgctgagctgtgtatctaatcatatcccgcgtgatactgtctgctgagctgtgtatctaatcctgtcctgtgtgatactgtctgctgagctgtgtatctaatcctatcctgtgtgatactgtctgctgagctgtgtatctaatcctatcctgtgtgatactgtctgctgagctgtgtatctaatcctatcctgtgtgatactccctgctgagctgtgtatctaatcctatcctgtgtgatactgtctgctgagctgtgtatctaatcctatcctgtgtgatactgtctgctgagctgtgtatctaatcctctcctgtgtgatactgcctgctgaacggtgtatctaatcctatcctgtgtgatactgtctgctgagctgtgtatcttaatcctctcctgtgtgatactgtctgctgagctgtgtatctaatcatatcccgcgtgatactgtctgctgagctgtgtatctaatcctgtcctgtgtgatactgtctgctgagctgtgtatctaatcctatcccacgtgatactgtctgctgagctgtgtatctaatcctatcctgtgtgatactgtctgctgagctgtgtatctaatcctgtcctgtgtgatacagtctgctgagctgtgtatctaatcctatcctgtgtgatactgtctgctgagctgtgtatctaatcctcttctgtgtgatactgactgctgagctgtgtatctaatcctctcctgtgtgatactgcctgctgagctgtgtatctaatcctatcctgtgtgatactgtctgctgagctgtgtatctaatcctatcctgtgtgatactgtctgctgagctgtgtatctaatcctcttctgtgtgatactccctgctgagctgtgtatctaatcctctgttGTGTGATACAGGAGGAGCTGATCACATGGTACAGTCCCCCCCGGTCCCCTCATTGGTATAGTCCTCACCCGCCGGTCGCTTCTTTCACCCTAGTGTTAGGTTTGCCCGTTTCTGGCGGGGGAACATCCTGCCGGATCCGGACTAACGCTCGCACACGTCTGCTTCCGGAAGTCTGGCCCGGCCCCATTCATTATAACGGGGGGGACGGGCGGGAGATGCGGCCGCAGCACgggaaacatgccgagaggcggccggacagaaACCGCCTGctggtcagtggaggagacccctttacatgcagcgatctcctccacagtacgggCAGCAGGGATCGGTGATGTTGCTCTTCGTCTCCATACAGAACCATTTCTTGCTCTTTGTACAGCAGGATCTGCTGCCGCTAAGAAGGATTGTGGCGTCATGAGAAACAATCCGCGCGTTGTGCTCCGTTATCCGGTAGTCGAGGGCACATTTACAATGGCCGGTTATTGCTGACGAGGGCTCATTAGCCATAATTTGTCCGaaccaaggggcctaaggctgatgTTGTCCTTCTGTCGGTCGCCTCATTGTCAATAAAGCCCAAACCAGACAGCACCAGTAACAGGTAAACCAGGAGCCACCAGCACCGAACCAGTAACAGGGGACACGGTGCAGGGAaatcagagtaatgagggggtgcAGGTCACCGTGGAGCCCCCCACTATTCTCTGTGAAGGAAAAGCTGACCCCAGGGGAACCGCAGCAGTGTAGCATGGTCCATGACCTTAGGGAGGTGAACAAGATGATCTTTGATGTACAGAACCCCCACACCTTACTTCACCAAGTGCCACtgacttcttcttcttctccagtggttgacgtggccagAGGTTTTTCCTTCTTGCCCCTGGAGGAGACCGGTCACTAATTGCTGGAGCAGCCGACCTCAGGATGCAGCAATGTCACCATTTGCTTTCTCAGAAGAAATGTCCCAGGTTCTAGGGGTGTGAAGACCACATTACCCTACAACACAACTTCTGCAGTATCTCCCCGAgaccccagacagaagggaggccaTATGCAGAGTACCAGTACCCACTACAGTATATCACTAAGGGCCGTGTGGGCTCCTGCTGGGAATGGACCCCCAGTGCCTCTAGCTGCAGGTTCAGTACAAGGCTCTGACCTCACGGGGACAACAAGGTCTACTGACACGGACAGGACAGGACAGACTTTCAGCTCCAGCCTCAGCTTTACCTGACTACAATACATGGACAAGAGGTAATAACCGAGCTCCATGGAAAAACCTCCGACCGTTAGGTTACTACCCCTAAGATCCAGACACAATAATTAGGGCTTCTCCTTCACATGTGAGAGATGTAACCGCAGCAGCCACACCGGAATACAAGGCGACTGACATAGTCCTGGACCAGCCGCTGACAATCCAAATTTCATAAGTAGTCGAGGAAATGAGAACCAAACAGTTCTTTTaatatattctaacttcaagcgtccccatcaccatgggaacgcctctgtgttagaatatactgtcggatctgagtttcacgaactaactcaaatccgatggtatattctaacatagaggcgttcccatggtgatggagacgcttcaagttaaaatataccatcggattggagaaaactccgatcctatggtatattaatagggactcctgactttacattgaaagtcaatggaggacggatccgtttgcaattgcaccatattgtgtcaacgtcaaacggatccgtccccattgacttgcattataagtctggacggatccgtttggctccgcacggccaggcggacacgaaaacgctgcaagctgcgatcgggtgtccgcctgctgagcggaacggaggccaaactgatgcattctgagccgatccgcatccactcagaatgcattggggctggacggatccgttcggggccgcttgtgagagccttcaaacggaactcacaagcggaaccccgaacgcaagtgtgaaagtagccttatgcaacTTGATGAAATAAAACTGGCAGGACACCAGTTAAAATGCACTTCTACCTCCTGAGTCCTCCTTGTGCTTAAAAGCCTGACTATTCCGCCTACCTTTCACCCCTGCCAGACGAACTGTCACACACCATGGACTGGGTAGGCAGTCACTACCCTACCCTCCTGCTTAGCATAGAAAGCATAGCTACAGGCATTCACTGCAACATGTACAATGGCTCAAGTTCTTACAGctaatacatacacacactgcaggTAGGTCTTTGGGGTGGCAGAAGACTATAGTCCTATCTGGAAGAGCAGAGACTTTGTGGAATCAACAGATAAACCCATTAAAACTGTAGAGTCTCTTGGGGTAGAGATCATCAAGGTACAAACTCCCGAGGCAGGGGGTAATGCCTTTGCTGAAGCAGCAGCCTGAGCAGCCACTCTGAAGCCCTAATGGAGGCCTACTGAGGAACCAAGTCCGACTGATATCTCTTTACtggacaaggcagtagatgtctGGTTGTGTAGAGTGGAAGcagcaacagtttggaacatgatggacaagggaggacatgtggggggagtagaagtggcagcagcacagtatggaacctgacggACAAGACTGGAGATGcacagctgtgtaggggtagtagtagcggcagcagcagtacagtatggaacatgatggacaagcatCGTCCTCCTGTGATTGAGATGATGAGTAAGCAGTCCCATCCACAGTCATCCTTTTTCTATGCTGTAACATGCGGCCACCTACCAGAGGTGAGGGAGAGCTGTGACCTGTTACTACAGGCCGGACGGCTGGTGCTGAcagtgctgctgctacctccactacAGCCACCCACATTCTCACTGGTGACTGACATGGCACGGGTGCTTCCTCTTACATTACCCATCCACTGAACTCTGTCTTTCTTTTTAAGAACTGAGGCACCATTGCATCTTTACTGGTTATTCCAACCACAAGGCCCACAGCTAACTGCCAGACGTTAGAGGAGATCTCCTGCCTGTACAAGTCATTCCTTTCTCATCCATTGGCCAGAGCTCTATTTCGGGACTCTTTCGCATGCCAGAAAACTTCCCCGGGCCTAGAGGACCCAATTCATATTTAAACTGGGTTGTATTAAGCATCTGCCAATGTACGGCCTACCGCCCACCCAAAACCTCAGTCTAAATTACTTTCTGGATCCAGGAGCCGTCAGTGGCCGTACAGCGCTGAGATGCCTATAGGTCCAGTGCTCTCCTAATTCAGCTAACCCTTTCCTCTGGTAACAGCTGAATGAGTAGAAGGACTTAGCTGGTGGATTGGGGACTATAGAGGAGATGGCACCTTTCTTCCACTCTGGGAACGCCGCCTCTTCGCTTCTCTCTGCAATCTGCACCGCTCTTCTGTGTGGCTACTAGCTGTTTTACCTGGGAGCTGAATGAAGCCGTGGTTGCTGCACTGTTCGGAGGGCGGTCAGGTGTAGGAGCCTTGGTGGCGGCCATTGTAGCTGTGTCAGCAGAAAACATCCACTACCTGCTGCTGTGTGATCTGCTCTACCACTGCAAGTCCTGCCGCTGAGTCATCTTTCCCATCTGCTGCTTGGGGCCCACATGACTGCCCAAACCGGGCACACACTGCTTCTGAGCACCAGGAGTTGCATAAGGTACATTTTCCGGAAAAAGGGGAGAGGTGAAGGGGCAGTGGACCATTTTTGATGAGCACAGATATTTATCTCAAGTGGAGAAGCCAGAGCCACCCTTTGCCTTGTTTGAAACGATCCACAGTTTAACGTGTCCTGACACCATTTTTGTTTCTTTCTTCTCTTCATACTGAGCAGAAGAAGGTCTGCACCTTTTTACAGCTGACTGATTGCAAGAACTGAAGACTACGTTTGTTGTTCTGTCAAAAAGCCGTCCACTCTGCTTGGTTTAAtacggttgatcatgctgacagagcctcATTAACAATAAAACTCTGTGgcgtactaagggggggggggggggggggtccgcccCGTGTGCCGACTCTctggggggggtgccagaagcaatgagcacttccatcaatacagacagaagagctcattgctggagcgcagggagctgggtcctgtcactcaccgttcagctccccgcgctcctcccctccttcaggccggcggcgcacagaatggtgaagcaggaagacttctctccGCTCCACCATTCCGCCTGCAGAAACAGATTGcactgccggcctgtgtgggtgGGGCCTGCAGCCTAGAAATCTGCATAATCTCCGCCCACACTGTGCTGCAAAGCGATCTGTGACTGAAGGGAAGAGAGGAATGTgagcttaaccgcctcacgtccgcccatagactataaacgtcctatgggtggacgtctatttctgacagcacgttttaaaacgtcctgtcagaaatagcagctgcacgctaatcgtgcagctgctgatcgggttgcccgctgtcagtgacagcagggcaaccctaagacaaggcagggacagttcccaggtgtccctgccttcacgatcgctgcagacacaggtgttcaatgtgctgcccattgtgttggattgtcaatgcaaccctcttctccaactcttcacacactgatagcaacaccgcaggagaaatgctagcacaggcttccagtatccgtagtttcaggtgctgcacatctcgtatcttcacagcatagacaattgccttcagatgaccccaaagataaaagtctaagggggtcagatcgggagaccttgggggccataaactggcccacgatgaccaatccactttccaggcaactgttcatctaggaatgctctgacctgacacccataatgtggtggtgggtgcaccatcttgctggaaaaactcagggaacgtgccagcttcagtgcatacagagggaaacacatcatcatgtagcaatttcacatatccagtgacccccttagacttttatatttggggtcatctgaaggcaattttctatgctgtgaagatacgagatgtgcagcacctgaaactacggatactggaagcctgtgctagcatttctcctgcagtgttgctatcagtgtgtgaagagtgggagaaaagggttgcattgacaatccaacacaatgggcagcacattgaacaccttTTATAAGTggacagaaacttgtaaataactcatgaaagaataaagttacgttaaaaccaagcacaccattgtttttcttgtgaaattcccaataagtttgatgtgtcacatgaccctcttcctattgaaaaaacaaaaggtggattcaaaatggccgcaatggtcaccacccatcttgaaaagtttcccccctcacatatactaatgtgccacaaacaggaagttaatatccccaaccattcccattttattaaagtgtatccatataaatggcccaccctgtactgtaaGGGGGTACAATTATTTCAAAGTATTGGGGGATGAGGGGGGCCGATAAAAGACCCGACCCgattgccaaacaccctaggcacaccaCTGATAAAACTCCTCCATTTCTTAGGTCTCTCCATCTCCAAATGTTCAATCAGCAATACATGTTTCAGATGTTCTATGACATCATGCTGGAAGGCGTCACAGGCTGCaatgaaaattataaaaaaggcATAATGTGGTGACCAGACTGATCGAGTGGATAACAACAGGCAAACACTTCTCCACCGAGTCCCTCTCCACTTCCTTTAAACCATTAAGTCGTGGTAGTAAACCCAAGACTGGagtagttaaaagggttttctgacattttgttaactgatgacctatcctctgcaatatttccaatatattccaatatgtatattatataattcATGGACAATCACGGTTACAGGTTTCCCTTACGTCATGGCAAATAGTCACATAACACAAGGGGATCCGGTCTCTGCCGCGGCCAGTGTCGGCTGTGGCAATGCCAAACCAGATGAGCCCAGCCGAGCATTGCAGGCTTGGAAGAGAAGGAGCGGAGAGCCagcaccaggaagcaggtaagtaatcttccctttacagATCCAGTAAAGTGGGGGAGTTTGCCAAACCCcctcattcttgcacaacccctttaagatctacaATTATAACTGCAGTAACTACACTTCTGAATATActgatattttcttttaattcctgCTTCAATATATATGCTATATTTTTGTAACAAAGCTGAGTCTTCTCACTATAAATGATAGCAAGGCAAAATTTGGAAATTTATGGCATATTTTACAGGAAGGATTCAGAATTCGTTGTTCctggtgtgaattctctgatgttgaacAAGAGATGATTTTtgagtaaaacatttgccacattctgaacacgaaaacggcttctctcctgtgtgaattctctgatgtatctcAAGACTTGATTTCGCAGTAAAACATttcctacattctgaacatgaatacagcttctcccctgtgtgaattttctgatggctCTTTAGAGATGATTTATgaataaaacatttgccacattctgaacatgaatacagcttctcccctgtgtgaattttctgatggctCTTTAGAGATGATTTATgaataaaacatttgccacattctgaacatgaatacagcttctcccctgtgtgaattttctgatggctCTTTAGAGATGATTTAtgagtaaaacatttgccacattctgaacatgaatacagctTCTCCAATGTGTGAATTTGCCGATGTCTCTCAAGATTTGATTTCTCAGTAAAAGATttcctacattctgaacatgaatacggcttatcccctgtgtgaattctgtaATGGTTATCAAGATATGATTTTctagtaaaacattttccacattctgaacatgaatacggcttctctgctGTGTGACTTCTTTGATGTAGAAGAAGATCTGACTTTCTAGTAAAGGATCTCGCACATTCTGAACACAAAAACGgcctttctcctgtgtgaattctatgATGGCTCTCAAGACTTGATTTATCAGTAAAAGATttcctacattctgaacatgaaaacggcttctctcctgtgtgaattctgtaATGTTTATCAAGATATGTTTTTctagtaaaacattttccacattctgaacatgaaaacggcttctctcctgtgtgaattcgctGATGGGTTTCAAGATGTGTTTTAttcgtaaaacattttccacattctgaacataaaaacggcttctctcctgtgtgaattctgtgaTGGTTATCAAGATGTGATTTTctagtaaaacattttccacattctgaacatgaaaacggcttctctcctgtgtgaattctgtaATGTTTATCAAGATATGTTTTTctagtaaaacattttccacattctgaacataaaaatggcttctctcctgtgtgcatTCTCTGATGGTTTTCAATTTGTGTTTTactagtaaaacatttcccacagtctgaacatgaatacagcttctcccctgtgtgatgaaTTTGATGTTGAAGAAGGCCTGATTTCCAAGTAAAatatttgccacattctgagcatgaatacgGCTTTCTCCGAGCTCTTTGGGTTCCAGAACATCTTCTGCGAGTTTCATTCTGAGTAAGAGTATGTGATGAATTAGAAGATTGGACTTGTTTTAAAGGATGAGATGATAGATTTTTGCTGTGAAGGTCTGAGGgtacatctgggataatggcaCGCTCTTCATATGTATCTAATATGACACATGGATCATCTGCATTATAATATGTAGATATGAGATGCTTCTCCAAGCGCCCAGTACAGTCATCTACCAagaacaaaacatttttaaaattatttttgaaaACTATTGAAGGCAGCTATCAAAATTCATAACTGACAAGAGAGGCTAGAGGGTGCTGTCCAAATGTGTCATGTCACCCCACAACTAAAAGCAGAATGACCCTAAGTACATAGAAGGGTCAGGCAAGAAGAACAGAACTGTTACAACAGGCAAGAGTCAGGCAATCATATGCACAGGTTTCTCACATCCTGGAAAATCAATCATCTAACACAGGGATGCTCAATCTGcagccttccagctgttgcaaggctacaactcccagcatgccctaatagctgtaggctgtccaggcatgctgggagttgtagttttgcaacagttggagggccgcaagttgggCATCCGTGATCAAACAGAATACTGCGAAAAAGATTCTTTGCCCGgcgtcaggaggaggaggagacgcttcCCCCGTCCATGAACAGCATACAACAATTAATGGCAATGTTACAGCAGAAGGAATAAGAAGGGGCCAAGTCCATAACCAATACTGATGCTGTGATGTGGGACCAGTTTGGGTTATATCTCAGAAATCAACCATAGCAAAAGAAACCGGTGTGAGAAACTCATCGTTACATTGCCTtaacgctgggttcagacctgagcgttcgcgatggagcgctctgtatgcgcgattgtacgggcgtttgcaatcgcgcatacagagacaagcgaacgcccattgtcgcgcgttcccgctgaagtctatgtacgggaacgcgcgacaagacgccccaaagaagctcatgtacttcttggggcgtcgggcgttttacagagcgatcgtacgcgctgtaaaacgctcaggtgagaaccattcccatagggaatcattggttcttgcctgttgagcgttttacagcgtgtaggaacgcgctgtaaaacgctcaggtctgaacccagccttagagaggACACAGGTTCATCAACTTTAATCTATTTTGATCAACTCAAGTGAGAACCTGAACGGACTATACACCAGTTGTTGAAGGCAGAAATAACCTTAGGAAAGACGAAGCAAGCCAACTGAAAAATTGAATAACTGACTCTAGCATTATAACAATAAGTCATTGTATGCAACAGAGGTGTCAGGAGGGCCAGGAAACCTACCCCCTATTAGAGGTATGGCAGCCCAATAATCACAATttttcagatgaagccagaaggtacCCGGGGCCTGTATGGACGACACGCGTTGACACCTTGCACATTCGTAATTTGGACACCAGAATCCAGTGCAGTCCAGAGTGTATGTGACATGAGGCCTGTGAAATGCTGCACAGAGGGACACCAGGACACGTCCAGGAGATTCATGGAAGATATTACCCTGATATTACTGAGCAAGGCCTGGAGAGTCACAGCGCAGACCTGAGGGAGTCGTTACCACCTTAGTGTAATGGGCTAGGATCAGCAGGAACACTCCTATGGTTTCATCTTCTCCTGTCTACTAGTATGTTTGGGGCAGTTGCTATGAATTATACAGTAGCTGATCTCTTGCTCAGCCGACCTCTCTTCTGTAGCTCACCTTGTTTGGAGAGGAGCTCCTGACTGGTTAGCCTCGCTGTAAATATTCCTAGTTTCTGCGGGGGGCTGCTGGTTATAGTGTAAGCTCTGTGCTTTCGAATCCAGTAATCCTTTTATTTTCTAGTATCTCTCCTAGTTTTCTTCATCCGTGTAGTTTTGTTCTTATGGTTCGTCCAGTCTTTACCTCTGATTCTTGTAGTCTGTGTATGTGGTTGGGGGGAGGGGATGTTCCATGTTTCAGTCTGTCCTGCCTTGATTCTAGTTCAGCTCTGCTCAGTTTGGGTTGGGTCTTAGTGTCCTCCTGTTGTCTGTTTTAGGGgcaattcacacatccgcaatacacccggcctacactcccatagaacatgtccttttcttgtctgcaactgcggaccggaagttcagagccccgctccggaaatgcagctgcggagagcacatagtgtgctctcaggATTCATTCTGTCCAcataaagaatgaatgggtctgcacccgttccgcagaattgcggaacgggtgcagatacattcatacggacgtgtgaatggacccttagagattAGGATTTTTCATAGGAATGTCTTAAGGGACAGTGAGGGTCAGTGATGTCTGGTATTTGGGTCAGCATGTAAGGACAGATCTAGGGAAAGATCCAGTCAGGGCCACATATTGTCTGTTCAGTCATCCGTTCAccatataacccccatcatccgaCTGTTCCATTGTCTGATTACCATCCTCATCCTGGTCCAGTCATCTACTGATGAGTTCCTATCTCCTGACTTTCTTCTTACCTGCTAGTGCTGTGATATGTGCTTTGTATTACACAGTTTGGCACTACTGTAAGTCCCGGGGGTATCTGAGTACTGGAGGACACTGTTAGGACCTGGGGAAGGGACCTGCTATAGGGGGAAGTCCAATTCAGGGTCATTATAGTTACAGACTCGTATTTGCTTCAtttagtggtcactactcacctgggctCTTATCTGTAGggatctcctccttgtattcctcatcgcccctcacatctgtctctgtagggatctcctccttgtattcctcatcgcccctcacatctgtctctgtagggatctcctccttgtattcctcatcgcccctcacatctgtctctgtagggatctcctccttatattcctcatcgcccctcactTCTGTCTCTGTAgggatcttctccttgtattcctcatcgcccttcacatctgtctctgtagggatcttctccttgtattcctcatcgccccaCATATCTGCCTCTGTAGCATTATTATTGTTCAGATCTTCATCCTGATTCAAAATGTGTGAAACAAATATTGTGAATAACAGGACAGTTGGACAAGTTTAGTGGAATGTTTTAGATGCCTACAAAAGATAATTGAAAGAGTTATCCAACTTTGAACTTGTGTAATAGACCCCTTCAGAGAGGCGGACCCCCGGTGGAGTTCATACTTACTTGGTCCCTGCCTCTATGTTCTGGCTTCATTGCTCCACTGTTGACTCTGCAGGTGCTGTGTCTGTGGAAATCAACACACTGTTGacaggggggaggaagggggggataGTATAGTGGAGATAGTTGGGGGGCAGGTGCTCCCCTGCCCTGTCAACTGGATGTTGATTCTCAGAGACCCGGGATCTGCAGAGGTGCCCATGTATCGATGGAGCAGGAACCCACcagcagggatcaggtaagtatgaatccagACACTCTGAAGGGGTCTGTTAAATAATTAGTATTAAGAGCAGGCTTCGTTCCGCTGTAGAACAAAAAgaatggcgcaccatagggtaataacgttTAAAATAGATATAAATTGGTATCTCCAAAATGGAGGCTCACCTGGTGGAGTTGTGCTagtttaggcacaactctaatgtagACGTGTATCAAGTTGGCAAAAAAGCCTCTCACAACGGATGGTATGCAGCCCGGGATGGATACTTCtgttcagggatgcctggaatcccTCAGAAAGCCAGTAGTTCAATAAAAGGAATATTCTTTCCTTTTATTGAACTACTGTTAATGAATTAggctggataacctctttaaagggattatcccacaaATTAAGAAGTAGGAATTCTACCAGCGACTGGTTTCTCTGGAGGCCTACATGACAGCACCACATGGAGATTGCCCTTCTAGTCTTCTGCAGGGACAGGAACACAGAGAGGTTACAAGGCTCCTCTCACCATCTCCCTCCAatgttttctgaaatactacacCAGGATGGATGCAACTAAAAATGTATTTACTGATTACCAATGACACCACATGGAGCGATACCAGATAAGCATGTGGTTGGGGGAGAAGGGAGTCTGGGTCAAATCTCTCAAGGGCTAACTCCTGATTGTATTAGATGTCCAGTCTGTAATAAAGCTTGCCCGAGGCGCTGCTCTGCAAATCTGATCAGTAGATGCCTCTGCTCTGCCCATGGAACGAAAAAGGCCCTGGTGTGATTGGCTTTAATTCCATCTGGACCAGGAACTATTTGCGAATTACAGAATTATTGGATTGCAGTCTTCAGCCACCTCGCCATGGTGGTCTCTGAGACCTTgttccccttgttc
Coding sequences within it:
- the LOC121002656 gene encoding gastrula zinc finger protein XlCGF26.1-like, translating into DEEYKEEIPTDKSPDDCTGRLEKHLISTYYNADDPCVILDTYEERAIIPDVPSDLHSKNLSSHPLKQVQSSNSSHTLTQNETRRRCSGTQRARRKPYSCSECGKYFTWKSGLLQHQIHHTGEKLYSCSDCGKCFTSKTQIENHQRMHTGEKPFLCSECGKCFTRKTYLDKHYRIHTGEKPFSCSECGKCFTRKSHLDNHHRIHTGEKPFLCSECGKCFTNKTHLETHQRIHTGEKPFSCSECGKCFTRKTYLDKHYRIHTGEKPFSCSECRKSFTDKSSLESHHRIHTGERPFLCSECARSFTRKSDLLLHQRSHTAEKPYSCSECGKCFTRKSYLDNHYRIHTGDKPYSCSECRKSFTEKSNLERHRQIHTLEKLYSCSECGKCFTHKSSLKSHQKIHTGEKLYSCSECGKCFIHKSSLKSHQKIHTGEKLYSCSECGKCFIHKSSLKSHQKIHTGEKLYSCSECRKCFTAKSSLEIHQRIHTGEKPFSCSECGKCFTQKSSLVQHQRIHTRNNEF